From the genome of Anaerolineales bacterium:
GCGGCAAGTCGAACTGCGCAAACTGGTGGACACCTTCCCAGCGACGTGGATCCGCTTCTTACGTTCCAACATTCGTCACAAACTCGCAGTTGCCGTATCCGAATTGTAGCTGCAGCCATGAATCTCGATTTCCTGTTCGTCGCATCCAAATCGCGATAGGATACGGGGATGAAATCAATCACAACGGAGGACAGTATGATCCTGGTCTTGCTCGGTCCGCCCGGCGCCGGTAAAGGTACACAAGCCGAACGCTTGCAAGAGACGTTCAATCTGGTACACGTCGCAAGTGGCGATCTTTTTCGTGAAAACTTGCGCGAAAAGACAGAACTGGGAAAGCTGGCGCAGAAATATATGGATCGTGGCGAATTGGTCCCGGACGATGTGACCATCGGCATGATACGCTCCCGTCTCGAACAACCCGATGCTGCCGAAGGCGTCATTCTCGACGGATTCCCCCGCACGATCGCACAAGCGCGCGGCCTGGATGAAATGCTCGATGCTATGGATCGAGAATTGAGCGCAGTGCTCCACATTGCAGTTCCGGATGAAGAACTGATCCGGCGTCTTTCCGGGCGCTGGATTTGCGAGCAATGTCAAACGCCGTATCACGTCCTTTCCAACCCGCCACGAGAAGCGGGGATATGCGACGTGTGCGGCGGGAAATTGTATCAGCGCGAGGACGACAAACCGGAGACTGTCCGTGCACGGCTCAAGGTCTATCACGAACAAACCTCCCCGTTGATCGAATTTTATCGGAAAGCAGACCTGCTGCGTGAAGTGGATGGTTCAGGAGGCATCGACGAAGTATGGCAGGCGCTAAAGAAGACCGTAGAAGATCTCGGTTGAACTACGCAAATCCTATCCAGGGATTATTCCTTCGCACAAGTAATTTTATACTTCGAATATGACGATCTACCCCCGTCTGTAGACTGCGATTTTGCCTGTTTCACGTTTCCCTGCCCAACACGCCCGTTTCGAAAAAAACACGCACCGTACAGTGGGTATAATGAAGGTTGTGGAACACACGGACACGACCCATTGGCGGCTCGTCCGCTCTGCAGCGGCCCGCGGCGCCGA
Proteins encoded in this window:
- a CDS encoding adenylate kinase, producing the protein MKSITTEDSMILVLLGPPGAGKGTQAERLQETFNLVHVASGDLFRENLREKTELGKLAQKYMDRGELVPDDVTIGMIRSRLEQPDAAEGVILDGFPRTIAQARGLDEMLDAMDRELSAVLHIAVPDEELIRRLSGRWICEQCQTPYHVLSNPPREAGICDVCGGKLYQREDDKPETVRARLKVYHEQTSPLIEFYRKADLLREVDGSGGIDEVWQALKKTVEDLG